One window from the genome of Musa acuminata AAA Group cultivar baxijiao chromosome BXJ1-4, Cavendish_Baxijiao_AAA, whole genome shotgun sequence encodes:
- the LOC135668321 gene encoding thylakoid lumenal 17.4 kDa protein, chloroplastic-like, with translation MATVCLPGACSSPARVRFSRRPAAAPAPPSQARIRCAAIEDQTSFLEFSCSPKGMKNLACGMLAAWAITTASPVVAASQRLPPLSTEPDRCERAFVGNTIGQANGVYDKPLDLRFCDYTNDKSHLKGKSLSAALMSDAKFDGADMTEVVMSKAYAVGASFKGVDFSNAVLDRVNFEKANLKGAVFKNTVLSGSTFNDAQLEDANFEDTIIGYIDLQKLCTNNSISAEGRAELGCK, from the exons ATGGCGACGGTGTGCCTTCCCGGGGCGTGCTCTTCTCCAGCACGCGTGCGCTTCTCTCGGCGCCCGGCCGCCGCGCCGGCACCTCCCTCCCAAGCCCGAATCCGATGCGCAG CAATTGAGGACCAGACAAGCTTCTTAGAGTTTTCCTGCTCCCCAAAAGGAATGAAGAATCTTGCTTGCGGTATGCTTGCTGCCTGGGCAATCACCACTGCCTCTCCTGTTGTTGCTGCAAGTCAG aGGCTGCCTCCACTTTCAACAGAGCCAGATCGTTGTGAGCGAGCATTTGTTGGGAATACAATAGGTCAAGCAAATGGTGTATATGACAAGCCACTTGATCTGCGCTTTTGTGACTACACAAATGATAAATCACATCTCAAAGGGAAATCACTTTCAGCTGCCCTCATGTCTGATGCTAAGTTTGATGGTGCTGATATGACAGAAGTTGTGATGTCCAAGGCTTATGCTGTTGGAGCAAGCTTCAAGG GGGTCGATTTTTCAAATGCGGTTCTAGACCGGGTCAATTTCGAAAAGGCAAATCTAAAAGGAGCAGTGTTCAAGAACACCGTCTTATCAGGCTCTACCTTTAATGATGCTCAACTAGAAGATGCGAACTTTGAAGACACCATAATAGGCTACATCGATCTCCAAAAGCTTTGCACAAATAACTCCATAAGTGCAGAAGGAAGAGCTGAGTTGGGTTGCAAGTGA
- the LOC135668270 gene encoding pentatricopeptide repeat-containing protein At1g73400, mitochondrial-like isoform X2 → MSASGSGESLGAALDVLGIELTTELVNEVLHMLRYDEKLAFGFFAWAGHQDGYAHEPPTYNFMIDVLSSTRYKDKQFGVVCDILDHMKRSGKKSVPIGALLTILRVYTEKHLTHLRKFAKKRRIKMKTPPETDALNLLLDSLCKCSLVKEADTMFHRLKSKVAPNAETYNIMFFGWCRVRNPKAAIKVLEEMIQMGHTPENFAYNAAIDSFCSAGMLSEARELFSFMRTKGSTISSPTAKTYAIMIVGLAKFDQLDECFRLLADMRKIGCLPDVSTYKQMIEGMCLAGKDDAAHKILEEMAETGFRPDILTYNCFLKVLCKLKKAEEALRLCEKMIDAGCEPSIHTYNMLMKMFFEMNEPDRAIHIWEEMDNRGCARVADTYGIMIDGLLSCCRAQDACFLLDEIIDRGIKLSYSRFEAILLRLSEIGNLNAIHRLSEHMRKFYNVAMARRFAVSQKKKRISMRRI, encoded by the coding sequence ATGTCCGCCTCAGGCTCCGGCGAAAGCTTGGGAGCTGCTCTCGATGTGCTGGGCATCGAGCTGACCACCGAGCTGGTGAACGAGGTCTTGCACATGCTGCGCTACGACGAGAAGTTGGCCTTCGGGTTCTTCGCCTGGGCAGGCCATCAAGATGGGTACGCCCACGAGCCTCCGACATACAACTTCATGATCGACGTATTGTCCAGCACAAGATACAAGGACAAGCAATTTGGTGTCGTCTGCGATATCTTGGACCACATGAAGAGGAGCGGCAAGAAATCGGTGCCCATCGGCGCTTTGTTGACTATCTTGAGGGTGTACACGGAGAAGCACTTGACCCATCTCAGGAAATTCGCGAAGAAGAGGAGAATTAAGATGAAGACTCCACCCGAGACCGATGCACTTAACTTGCTATTGGATTCCCTCTGCAAGTGTAGCCTGGTTAAGGAAGCAGATACCATGTTTCACCGATTGAAGAGCAAGGTCGCACCAAATGCGGAGACGTATAACATTATGTTCTTTGGGTGGTGCAGAGTGAGGAACCCGAAAGCCGCAATAAAGGTGCTCGAGGAAATGATTCAGATGGGTCACACTCCTGAGAATTTTGCATATAATGCTGCAATTGATTCCTTCTGCAGTGCCGGGATGCTGTCAGAAGCAAGAGAGCTTTTCAGTTTTATGAGAACTAAAGGTTCGACCATATCTTCACCAACTGCCAAGACTTATGCTATTATGATCGTAGGTCTTGCAAAATTTGATCAGTTGGATGAGTGTTTTAGACTCCTCGCTGATATGAGAAAAATTGGTTGCCTTCCTGATGTTTCAACTTATAAACAAATGATTGAAGGCATGTGTTTGGCTGGAAAGGATGATGCAGCTCATAAGATATTGGAGGAGATGGCCGAGACAGGTTTTAGACCTGACATTCTTACCTATAACTGCTTTCTCAAGGTACTTTGCAAGCTCAAGAAGGCTGAAGAAGCTTTAAGGCTATGTGAGAAGATGATAGATGCTGGTTGTGAGCCTAGCATTCACACTTATAACATGTTAATGAAAATGTTCTTTGAGATGAATGAACCTGATAGGGCAATCCACATATGGGAGGAGATGGACAATAGAGGATGTGCTCGAGTTGCAGATACATATGGTATAATGATTGATGGGTTGCTTAGCTGTTGCAGAGCACAGGATGCATGTTTCCTCTTGGATGAGATTATAGACCGTGGGATTAAGCTGTCATATTCAAGGTTTGAAGCTATTTTGTTGCGGCTATCAGAAATAGGAAATCTTAATGCCATCCATCGGCTCTCAGAGCACATGAGGAAGTTCTATAATGTTGCCATGGCTAGGCGTTTTGCAGTAAgtcagaagaagaagagaatcaGCATGAGGAGGATATGA
- the LOC135668270 gene encoding pentatricopeptide repeat-containing protein At1g73400, mitochondrial-like isoform X1 produces MRSYRSIPASIRCWIFRKNLGSRPNPSNSIPFARISSSQIHHQRHLGESSCSCRRNLLGDVILSPRTDIYISFKSLYSSSSTESLVSDASGNRTSIDGSGDGRVGSASSKVYEAIMSASGSGESLGAALDVLGIELTTELVNEVLHMLRYDEKLAFGFFAWAGHQDGYAHEPPTYNFMIDVLSSTRYKDKQFGVVCDILDHMKRSGKKSVPIGALLTILRVYTEKHLTHLRKFAKKRRIKMKTPPETDALNLLLDSLCKCSLVKEADTMFHRLKSKVAPNAETYNIMFFGWCRVRNPKAAIKVLEEMIQMGHTPENFAYNAAIDSFCSAGMLSEARELFSFMRTKGSTISSPTAKTYAIMIVGLAKFDQLDECFRLLADMRKIGCLPDVSTYKQMIEGMCLAGKDDAAHKILEEMAETGFRPDILTYNCFLKVLCKLKKAEEALRLCEKMIDAGCEPSIHTYNMLMKMFFEMNEPDRAIHIWEEMDNRGCARVADTYGIMIDGLLSCCRAQDACFLLDEIIDRGIKLSYSRFEAILLRLSEIGNLNAIHRLSEHMRKFYNVAMARRFAVSQKKKRISMRRI; encoded by the coding sequence ATGAGATCGTACCGATCCATCCCGGCTTCGATTAGATGTTGGATCTTCCGTAAAAATCTTGGTTCGAGACCGAATCCCTCAAATTCGATCCCTTTTGCTCGCATTTCCTCGTCACAGATTCATCACCAGCGTCATCTTGGGGAATCGAGTTGTTCCTGCCGTCGTAATTTGCTTGGCGATGTGATTCTTTCACCTAGAACTGATATTTATATCTCATTCAAGTCCCTCTATTCCTCATCTTCTACTGAATCGCTTGTTTCGGATGCATCCGGTAATCGCACATCAATCGATGGTAGTGGAGATGGCCGCGTGGGCTCTGCTTCGAGCAAAGTATACGAAGCCATAATGTCCGCCTCAGGCTCCGGCGAAAGCTTGGGAGCTGCTCTCGATGTGCTGGGCATCGAGCTGACCACCGAGCTGGTGAACGAGGTCTTGCACATGCTGCGCTACGACGAGAAGTTGGCCTTCGGGTTCTTCGCCTGGGCAGGCCATCAAGATGGGTACGCCCACGAGCCTCCGACATACAACTTCATGATCGACGTATTGTCCAGCACAAGATACAAGGACAAGCAATTTGGTGTCGTCTGCGATATCTTGGACCACATGAAGAGGAGCGGCAAGAAATCGGTGCCCATCGGCGCTTTGTTGACTATCTTGAGGGTGTACACGGAGAAGCACTTGACCCATCTCAGGAAATTCGCGAAGAAGAGGAGAATTAAGATGAAGACTCCACCCGAGACCGATGCACTTAACTTGCTATTGGATTCCCTCTGCAAGTGTAGCCTGGTTAAGGAAGCAGATACCATGTTTCACCGATTGAAGAGCAAGGTCGCACCAAATGCGGAGACGTATAACATTATGTTCTTTGGGTGGTGCAGAGTGAGGAACCCGAAAGCCGCAATAAAGGTGCTCGAGGAAATGATTCAGATGGGTCACACTCCTGAGAATTTTGCATATAATGCTGCAATTGATTCCTTCTGCAGTGCCGGGATGCTGTCAGAAGCAAGAGAGCTTTTCAGTTTTATGAGAACTAAAGGTTCGACCATATCTTCACCAACTGCCAAGACTTATGCTATTATGATCGTAGGTCTTGCAAAATTTGATCAGTTGGATGAGTGTTTTAGACTCCTCGCTGATATGAGAAAAATTGGTTGCCTTCCTGATGTTTCAACTTATAAACAAATGATTGAAGGCATGTGTTTGGCTGGAAAGGATGATGCAGCTCATAAGATATTGGAGGAGATGGCCGAGACAGGTTTTAGACCTGACATTCTTACCTATAACTGCTTTCTCAAGGTACTTTGCAAGCTCAAGAAGGCTGAAGAAGCTTTAAGGCTATGTGAGAAGATGATAGATGCTGGTTGTGAGCCTAGCATTCACACTTATAACATGTTAATGAAAATGTTCTTTGAGATGAATGAACCTGATAGGGCAATCCACATATGGGAGGAGATGGACAATAGAGGATGTGCTCGAGTTGCAGATACATATGGTATAATGATTGATGGGTTGCTTAGCTGTTGCAGAGCACAGGATGCATGTTTCCTCTTGGATGAGATTATAGACCGTGGGATTAAGCTGTCATATTCAAGGTTTGAAGCTATTTTGTTGCGGCTATCAGAAATAGGAAATCTTAATGCCATCCATCGGCTCTCAGAGCACATGAGGAAGTTCTATAATGTTGCCATGGCTAGGCGTTTTGCAGTAAgtcagaagaagaagagaatcaGCATGAGGAGGATATGA
- the LOC103982733 gene encoding alcohol dehydrogenase-like 6 has product MSSSIKSAGVITCKAAVAWGPEQPLVLEEVEVDPPKASEIRVKVACTSLCRSDLTQWQSQAQPDLFPRIFGHEASGIVESVGEGVTEFKVGDHVLTVFIGECQSCKHCTSGKSNMCQKLGLERRGVMHSDQKTRFRVNGRPIYHYCAVSSFSEYTVVHSGCAVKISPSVRMDRACLLSCGVAAGIGAAWNVADISKGSTVVIFGLGTVGLSVAQAAKSRGASRIIGVDINPEKYEKGKAFGVTEYINPDECKEPIQQVIKQITDGGADYSFECVGDTSIVSTALQSCCDGWGMTVTLGVPKTNPVVSTHYAFLLMGRTLKGSLFGGWKPKSELPSLVDKYMKGEIQLDELVTHDITFANINEAFSLMREGKCLRCVIHMPK; this is encoded by the exons ATGTCCTCCTCGATCAAATCTGCTGGCGTCATCACCTGCAAAG CTGCGGTGGCATGGGGACCAGAGCAACCACTGGTGTTGGAGGAGGTGGAGGTCGACCCGCCGAAGGCGTCGGAGATCCGCGTGAAGGTGGCCTGCACTTCCCTCTGCCGCAGCGACCTCACCCAGTGGCAATCTCAG GCGCAGCCCGATCTTTTCCCTCGCATCTTCGGCCACGAGGCTTCCGG GATTGTGGAGAGTGTAGGAGAGGGCGTGACGGAGTTCAAGGTGGGGGATCATGTGCTCACGGTGTTCATCGGAGAATGCCAGAGCTGCAAACACTGCACGTCTGGGAAGAGTAACATGTGCCAGAAGCTGGGGTTAGAGAGGAGGGGCGTCATGCACAGCGACCAGAAGACTCGGTTCCGGGTGAACGGGAGGCCTATTTACCATTACTGCGCCGTGTCGAGCTTCAGCGAGTACACGGTGGTGCACTCTGGTTGTGCTGTCAAGATTAGCCCCAGCGTGAGGATGGATAGGGCATGCCTTCTTAGTTGCGGCGTGGCTGCAG GCATCGGAGCTGCTTGGAATGTTGCTGATATATCAAAAGGTTCAACTGTAGTAATTTTTGGTCTTGGCACTGTTGGCCTTTCA GTAGCACAAGCTGCCAAATCAAGAGGGGCTTCTCGGATAATCGGAGTGGACATAAATccagaaaaatatgaaaaag GAAAGGCTTTTGGTGTAACCGAATATATCAATCCGGATGAGTGCAAAGAGCCTATTCAGCAG gttATTAAACAGATCACTGATGGAGGGGCAGATTATTCTTTTGAATGTGTTGGCGACACTAGTATAGTATCAACAGCCTTACAATCATGCTGTGAT GGTTGGGGAATGACTGTGACTCTAGGTGTACCAAAAACCAACCCTGTGGTTTCAACTCATTATGCTTTTCTTCTCATGGGAAGAACTTTGAAGGGTTCTTTATTTGGAGGATGGAAACCGAAGTCTGAGCTTCCATCATTAGTCGACAAATATATGAAAGGC GAAATCCAATTGGACGAACTTGTTACACATGATATAACGTTTGCAAATATTAATGAGGCATTCAGCCTGATGAGAGAAGGGAAATGCTTGCGTTGTGTGATTCACATGCCAAAGTAA